In Limibacter armeniacum, a single window of DNA contains:
- a CDS encoding WD40 repeat domain-containing protein: MIKRIEIEKLGTFTGHRDCIYSLEPNLEENGFFTSGSDGLVAKWNLSNPDQGTLVAKIPNTVYAMVRIPGEEILVVGQNFEGIHIIDLTVNKEKASLKLTDKAIFDIKFSNGKLYIAVGEGELIKVSYPELLIEKRLKISDQHLRALAVNEQENTLAVGSSDNSITLLDLDTLALKQKVSGHTNSVFALTYDTKYNHLLSGSRDAHMKVWDAQDGYGLKEDIVAHMYTINHIAYRKDGKFFATCSKDKSVKVWDARTFRLLKVIDKARHAGHGTSVNKLLWLSDDELVSCSDDRSISVWKIYNLPE, from the coding sequence ATGATCAAAAGAATAGAAATAGAGAAACTGGGTACTTTTACAGGACATAGAGATTGTATTTATAGCTTAGAGCCGAACTTGGAGGAGAATGGCTTTTTTACAAGTGGTTCTGACGGTTTGGTCGCAAAGTGGAACTTAAGCAACCCTGATCAGGGAACATTGGTGGCGAAAATTCCGAATACGGTATATGCCATGGTACGTATTCCGGGAGAGGAGATTTTGGTAGTTGGGCAAAATTTTGAAGGAATCCATATTATAGACCTGACTGTAAATAAGGAAAAAGCCTCTTTGAAGCTTACAGACAAGGCAATTTTTGATATTAAGTTCAGTAATGGGAAACTGTATATAGCGGTAGGGGAAGGAGAGTTGATTAAGGTGAGTTATCCTGAGCTCTTGATAGAGAAGAGGTTAAAGATTTCAGATCAACATCTGAGAGCATTGGCTGTGAATGAACAGGAAAATACCTTAGCTGTTGGAAGTAGTGACAATTCGATCACCTTATTGGATTTGGATACGCTAGCATTAAAACAAAAGGTTTCTGGTCATACCAATTCAGTTTTTGCACTTACATATGATACAAAGTACAATCACCTTCTTTCGGGGAGCCGTGATGCACATATGAAAGTTTGGGATGCTCAGGATGGTTATGGATTGAAAGAAGATATCGTAGCGCATATGTATACCATTAACCATATCGCCTACAGGAAAGACGGAAAGTTTTTTGCGACATGTAGCAAAGACAAGTCCGTAAAAGTTTGGGATGCCCGAACATTCAGGCTCCTGAAAGTGATTGATAAGGCAAGGCATGCTGGACATGGTACATCAGTTAACAAGCTCTTATGGCTGTCAGATGATGAACTAGTGTCGTGCAGTGATGACCGTTCAATCTCAGTTTGGAAAATCTATAACCTGCCCGAATAA
- a CDS encoding NADH-quinone oxidoreductase subunit N → MLKDKLNIIVDSVQYTGSEVWILVLLIGLVVIDLILKKNHFRILSLFFGAGLLVNFYLIASAPVADDLFLGALRITETTFYYKALVTLAALVLVAFRWLGKDEVGAAKAERGLSLSGEGEFFTLVAGMVLGMQFLVMSSNLLMLFISIELVSMPSYLLTLFRASKDAAEAAAKYLLFGALSTGIMLYGISWAYGLTGSLSVNDLPLLLEVGNMQMAGHIALVLLLAGILFKLSAVPFHIWAPDVYQGAPTSVVAFISVAPKVAAVGFMAQVLTNVPLLNNEYVTNAILLLATVSIFWGNLSALWQTSSKRMLAYSTIAHAGFLMVGLAVVNGMGELSLMYYLLVYLFANYAIFFYIDMVEESSGSDKFDRFAGLGRSSTILGAMVVVVMISLTGLPPTAGFTGKLFIFVALWNGFETAGNNWMIAVLVLGLVNTAIALYFYLKMPYMMYFRESKGEVTIKWTIARKTFFIVLALPLLILFFAPWLVTG, encoded by the coding sequence ATGCTGAAGGATAAACTGAATATCATTGTAGACAGTGTGCAATACACAGGATCTGAAGTGTGGATACTGGTACTGCTGATTGGTCTTGTGGTGATAGATCTGATACTTAAGAAAAATCATTTTAGAATACTTTCCCTGTTTTTTGGAGCGGGACTATTGGTCAATTTTTACCTGATAGCTTCTGCACCTGTAGCTGATGATCTTTTTCTGGGGGCCTTAAGAATTACAGAGACTACCTTCTACTACAAGGCACTAGTGACTTTAGCTGCATTGGTTCTAGTTGCATTCAGGTGGTTAGGCAAAGATGAAGTTGGAGCAGCAAAAGCTGAAAGGGGGTTGAGTCTTTCTGGAGAAGGGGAATTTTTCACCTTGGTTGCAGGAATGGTATTAGGAATGCAGTTTCTGGTAATGTCCTCAAACCTGCTGATGCTGTTTATTTCGATAGAATTGGTTTCGATGCCATCATATCTTTTGACGCTATTCAGAGCGAGTAAAGATGCAGCAGAAGCCGCTGCAAAATATTTACTGTTTGGTGCTTTGTCAACTGGTATAATGCTGTATGGAATATCATGGGCTTACGGCTTGACAGGATCGTTATCAGTAAATGATTTACCATTATTGCTAGAAGTAGGGAATATGCAAATGGCAGGTCATATTGCATTGGTGTTGCTATTGGCTGGTATCCTTTTCAAACTCTCTGCAGTACCTTTCCATATTTGGGCACCAGATGTTTACCAAGGTGCTCCTACATCAGTGGTTGCTTTTATTTCAGTCGCACCAAAAGTAGCCGCAGTTGGGTTTATGGCTCAAGTATTGACGAATGTACCATTACTGAATAATGAATACGTAACCAATGCCATTTTACTGTTGGCTACAGTCAGTATTTTTTGGGGAAACCTTTCTGCCTTATGGCAAACATCTTCCAAGCGTATGCTGGCTTATTCAACTATAGCCCATGCAGGTTTTCTGATGGTCGGATTAGCGGTGGTCAATGGAATGGGAGAGCTGAGCTTGATGTACTACTTGCTGGTTTACCTGTTTGCCAACTATGCTATTTTCTTCTATATCGATATGGTTGAAGAAAGCAGTGGCTCTGACAAATTTGATCGCTTTGCTGGTTTGGGAAGGTCGTCAACGATACTGGGAGCAATGGTTGTTGTGGTAATGATTTCTTTGACAGGGCTTCCACCTACAGCTGGATTTACAGGAAAGCTATTTATATTTGTGGCGCTTTGGAATGGCTTTGAAACGGCTGGCAACAACTGGATGATTGCAGTTTTGGTATTGGGGTTAGTCAACACTGCTATTGCATTGTATTTCTATCTTAAAATGCCATATATGATGTATTTCAGAGAGAGCAAGGGAGAAGTAACGATTAAATGGACAATTGCTCGAAAAACATTTTTCATTGTTTTGGCACTTCCACTTTTGATTCTGTTCTTTGCACCTTGGCTCGTAACAGGCTGA
- a CDS encoding 4'-phosphopantetheinyl transferase family protein, which yields MPFIHQGKVKNTYWGIWEITESETQLTDQLSFHTTEEFSHIKSELQRKQSISGKLAIQTLTENIGMEYNGILKAETGKPFLKDTNARISISHSKHYVAACLNTERDTGIDIELISPRIQRLYSKYMHDEELSHCDMTDTALTFYWCAKEALYKMYGERELIFKDDIRVTESKGLVEKNGRKITADLEVYKHHDFMVVLSY from the coding sequence ATGCCTTTTATCCATCAAGGAAAAGTAAAAAACACCTATTGGGGAATTTGGGAGATCACAGAATCAGAAACTCAACTGACTGATCAGCTTTCTTTCCATACAACTGAAGAGTTCAGTCACATCAAAAGTGAATTGCAAAGAAAACAGAGTATTTCAGGCAAACTGGCAATTCAAACACTGACCGAAAATATAGGAATGGAATATAATGGGATATTAAAAGCGGAAACAGGTAAGCCATTTCTGAAAGATACAAATGCCCGTATTTCAATATCTCACAGTAAACACTATGTAGCAGCTTGTTTGAATACAGAAAGAGATACGGGCATTGACATTGAGCTTATTTCACCACGTATTCAGCGATTGTACAGTAAATATATGCATGATGAAGAGCTTTCACACTGTGACATGACAGACACAGCGCTAACATTTTACTGGTGCGCCAAGGAAGCGCTTTATAAAATGTACGGAGAGAGAGAGCTGATTTTCAAAGATGATATCAGAGTTACGGAGAGTAAAGGCTTAGTTGAAAAAAATGGAAGGAAAATAACAGCAGACCTCGAAGTGTATAAACATCATGACTTTATGGTCGTGTTAAGCTATTAG
- a CDS encoding thioredoxin family protein: MSKASFKVFITSLIIFISGSSFMPANNYETIEWLTLEEAMKRSEEQHKPVFVDVLTDWCGWCKHMDKNTFQSPRVMEYVANNYLAVRLNPEEKGTVTYKKEKMTKRQFARKFGVNSYPTILLLDAKKAGQAKIGYKEAEDFIEMLEEYKKRRR, translated from the coding sequence ATGAGCAAAGCAAGTTTTAAAGTGTTTATAACATCACTGATTATTTTCATTTCAGGGTCTTCATTTATGCCAGCCAATAATTATGAAACCATAGAATGGCTAACCTTGGAAGAGGCAATGAAGCGGTCTGAAGAACAGCATAAGCCTGTTTTTGTGGATGTCCTGACAGATTGGTGTGGTTGGTGTAAACACATGGATAAGAATACTTTTCAGTCTCCTAGAGTAATGGAATATGTAGCCAACAACTATTTGGCAGTAAGGTTGAATCCTGAAGAAAAGGGTACCGTTACCTATAAGAAAGAAAAGATGACCAAGAGGCAGTTTGCCCGTAAGTTTGGAGTGAATAGTTACCCGACAATTTTGTTGCTTGATGCTAAAAAAGCAGGACAAGCTAAAATTGGATACAAGGAAGCAGAAGACTTTATAGAAATGCTGGAAGAGTATAAAAAACGCAGAAGGTAA
- a CDS encoding PAS domain S-box protein: MRKFDNLKVWVSGAGVLKSFEHRKYNLLYFFASVATLLMACFTDNLSFSHSTLCFALFYCMAFAVLRLSKGVNLYFKVAYFAVQFTYLFLYFFQYSGTQGAAPLLVLFLSILGLAVFNRKVWPYIFTIGLLSLLSMYIIEPVTQDWINYPNVGRSQQVWGIVEHLLIYAIVYSLAVRCIRKDLYKQNSLPDYIRINEDNIIKQIAEHSAAILYMLSNSGEVLYLSPYWEELTGYTIPETIGKPYYTFLVEEDRPHWQEYFNKVIDTGKSEKTRNFRFVTKDGTIQYHLCSGSRIPAEIGHEYFFVGVGRDNTEQQLSEAKFQSTYNRLHTLIESSNDIVFSVDRNFKYTAFNSSHALTMKRVYGCQIEVGGDVLGYMKVNGDHETAKKDFERAFGGESYTIERIYGDGEKYELGYFEASYTPIYSDSGIEGATVVVRDVTDRERTMLKLEESKLLYQNLLDASVLGVCVMEDEKVIQLNSTLRTMFGYSEGELVGNSMLQLIQEKERECFRKGYLEGFKSTKSIGIKKDGRTFPLQIFFSQVHIDGRVQKLFFFQDITEAELLNEQISNVNAQLNSLIESSNSLICSLDKNFKVLTYNKNFKSILGDEFGVQVKQGEDIFTQLNSPYAVKFLKPVFEKVLNGESVALFEEYNCQGKTMYFDFNCNPIINKKGEVMGVAIFGHDITDRVEDEQKIRELNNNLEKRVNERTKELSESRRKLDLALQSAKIGTWRWDFGETLECDDYLLDILGVNKEIFNSDFKSLYRLLHPDDRKKMDKFRTERQKGRMEVLSNEYRFYVRGEYRYISIYGKTVETDGKLAVYGLIWDNSHNRRVEQELREAKEVAEASSKAKTVFLANMSHEMRTPLNAIVGFSYLLKTKAEKLHLDPDFTAYLENIKLSGENLSELINNILDLSKIEAGKMPMIKGEVEVGRMVDKVYQMHRINAEKKNIELSVRIREDVPEVVWSDEVKLTQILSNLISNAIKFTPTNGSVTFEVDHSNNELVFSIEDNGIGISEEKIQHIFDPFEQADNSITRKYGGTGLGLTIVNNLIQMLGGTLSVDSRKGEGSKFVVNIPYENIWNIRQYGTAVSNTPEEVKFSAENEVLVVEDNPMSQVMMKALFKEMNIDIKIASNGKEGVERAMEIKPDLILMDMHMPEISGIEATKIIRKIPALSQMPVIGISADVFVEKQNDAILAGMNNYITKPIDMGELIPVLQQYLKK, from the coding sequence ATGAGAAAATTTGATAATCTGAAGGTTTGGGTAAGTGGGGCAGGAGTACTCAAATCATTCGAACATAGGAAATACAATCTACTGTATTTTTTTGCTTCTGTAGCAACTTTGCTGATGGCATGCTTTACGGACAACCTGAGCTTTAGCCATTCAACATTGTGTTTTGCCTTGTTTTACTGTATGGCATTTGCAGTCTTGAGACTTAGCAAGGGTGTAAACTTGTACTTTAAAGTAGCCTATTTTGCAGTACAGTTTACTTACCTGTTTCTGTACTTTTTTCAGTATAGTGGAACACAAGGTGCTGCGCCGTTGCTGGTGCTATTCCTCAGTATTTTAGGGTTGGCGGTTTTCAATAGAAAAGTGTGGCCATATATCTTTACAATAGGTTTGTTGTCCTTACTTTCTATGTACATTATAGAGCCAGTGACGCAAGACTGGATAAACTACCCTAATGTAGGTAGGAGTCAGCAGGTTTGGGGTATTGTAGAGCATCTGCTGATTTATGCGATTGTTTATTCCTTGGCTGTCCGGTGTATAAGAAAAGACCTATACAAGCAAAATTCCCTTCCAGATTATATCAGAATCAATGAAGATAATATCATCAAACAGATAGCGGAACACTCTGCCGCTATCTTGTATATGCTTTCTAACAGTGGTGAAGTACTATACCTGTCGCCTTATTGGGAGGAACTAACAGGATACACTATTCCGGAAACCATAGGAAAGCCATATTACACTTTTTTGGTAGAGGAAGACCGGCCGCATTGGCAAGAGTATTTCAATAAGGTGATTGATACTGGCAAGTCTGAAAAGACACGCAACTTTCGTTTTGTGACCAAAGATGGGACTATCCAATACCATTTATGCAGTGGTAGCCGAATACCTGCTGAAATAGGGCATGAGTACTTTTTTGTAGGTGTGGGAAGAGACAATACAGAACAGCAGCTATCGGAAGCAAAGTTTCAGTCCACCTACAACAGGCTTCATACTTTGATAGAGTCATCCAATGATATTGTTTTTTCAGTGGATCGTAACTTTAAATATACAGCATTCAACAGCAGTCACGCCCTGACAATGAAACGTGTTTATGGTTGTCAGATTGAAGTTGGTGGTGATGTGTTGGGCTATATGAAAGTCAATGGAGACCATGAAACTGCCAAAAAGGATTTTGAAAGGGCTTTTGGGGGAGAATCCTATACAATTGAACGTATCTATGGAGATGGTGAAAAGTATGAGTTAGGTTACTTTGAGGCTAGCTATACACCTATATACAGTGATTCAGGTATTGAAGGTGCAACTGTAGTTGTACGTGACGTAACTGATAGGGAGCGGACAATGCTGAAACTGGAAGAGAGTAAGCTGCTTTATCAAAATCTTTTGGATGCGAGCGTTTTAGGCGTTTGTGTCATGGAAGATGAAAAAGTGATTCAACTGAATTCCACACTTAGAACCATGTTTGGCTATTCAGAAGGTGAACTGGTTGGTAACAGCATGCTTCAGTTAATTCAGGAGAAGGAGCGTGAATGTTTTAGAAAAGGTTATTTGGAAGGCTTTAAAAGCACAAAATCGATTGGCATTAAAAAAGATGGAAGAACATTTCCATTGCAGATCTTCTTTTCCCAAGTCCATATAGATGGGCGAGTCCAGAAGCTTTTCTTTTTTCAGGATATAACCGAAGCTGAGTTGCTGAATGAGCAGATCAGCAATGTGAATGCACAATTAAACTCATTGATTGAAAGCTCAAATAGTCTTATTTGTTCATTGGATAAAAACTTCAAAGTACTGACTTACAATAAAAACTTTAAGTCCATTTTAGGGGATGAGTTTGGGGTGCAGGTGAAACAAGGTGAGGATATTTTTACCCAATTGAACTCTCCTTATGCAGTGAAATTCCTTAAGCCTGTTTTTGAAAAGGTGTTGAATGGGGAAAGTGTGGCTTTGTTTGAGGAGTACAACTGTCAGGGAAAAACGATGTATTTCGATTTTAACTGTAACCCTATTATCAATAAAAAAGGGGAAGTGATGGGAGTTGCCATCTTTGGACATGATATCACTGACAGGGTTGAAGATGAACAGAAAATACGAGAGCTAAACAACAATTTGGAGAAACGTGTCAATGAAAGAACCAAGGAACTTTCAGAGAGTAGAAGAAAGCTGGATTTGGCATTGCAGTCTGCAAAGATCGGAACATGGCGTTGGGATTTTGGAGAGACATTGGAGTGTGATGATTACTTGCTAGATATTCTGGGAGTAAATAAGGAAATCTTTAATTCTGATTTCAAGTCGCTTTACAGGTTGCTGCACCCTGATGATAGAAAGAAAATGGATAAATTCCGTACTGAACGTCAAAAGGGAAGAATGGAAGTGCTATCCAATGAGTACCGTTTCTATGTAAGGGGAGAGTACAGGTATATCAGTATTTATGGCAAAACGGTGGAAACAGATGGTAAGTTGGCTGTATATGGGCTGATTTGGGATAACTCACACAACAGAAGGGTTGAGCAGGAATTGAGAGAAGCCAAGGAAGTGGCAGAGGCATCGAGTAAAGCCAAGACCGTGTTTTTGGCGAATATGTCACATGAGATGAGGACACCTCTCAATGCGATTGTTGGGTTCAGTTACTTATTGAAAACCAAGGCTGAGAAATTGCACTTGGATCCGGATTTTACAGCATACCTCGAGAATATTAAACTTAGTGGTGAAAACCTCTCTGAATTGATCAACAATATTTTGGACCTTTCCAAAATTGAGGCGGGCAAAATGCCTATGATTAAAGGAGAGGTAGAGGTAGGTAGGATGGTAGACAAAGTTTACCAGATGCATAGAATCAATGCTGAGAAAAAGAATATAGAACTAAGTGTAAGGATTAGAGAAGATGTGCCCGAAGTTGTTTGGTCTGATGAAGTCAAGTTGACACAAATTCTTTCCAACTTGATATCTAACGCCATTAAGTTTACACCTACAAATGGCAGTGTCACATTTGAGGTTGATCATTCTAATAACGAATTGGTTTTCTCAATTGAAGACAATGGTATTGGAATTTCTGAAGAGAAAATACAGCATATCTTTGACCCGTTTGAGCAAGCTGATAATTCAATCACGAGGAAATACGGAGGTACAGGGCTAGGTTTGACTATTGTGAATAACTTGATTCAGATGCTTGGCGGTACGCTTTCAGTTGACTCAAGAAAAGGAGAAGGATCTAAGTTTGTAGTAAATATCCCTTATGAAAACATATGGAATATTCGTCAGTATGGTACTGCCGTGTCAAATACTCCTGAAGAAGTAAAGTTCAGTGCTGAAAATGAGGTTTTGGTTGTAGAGGATAACCCCATGAGTCAGGTTATGATGAAGGCACTTTTTAAGGAAATGAACATCGATATCAAGATAGCCTCCAATGGGAAAGAAGGTGTCGAAAGGGCAATGGAAATAAAACCAGACTTAATTTTGATGGACATGCATATGCCTGAGATCAGTGGGATAGAGGCAACCAAGATTATCAGAAAGATACCGGCACTGTCTCAAATGCCTGTCATCGGAATCTCAGCTGATGTATTTGTTGAAAAGCAGAATGATGCAATTTTGGCAGGTATGAACAATTATATAACGAAGCCGATTGATATGGGAGAGCTTATTCCTGTTCTTCAGCAGTATCTTAAAAAGTAA
- a CDS encoding TIGR04282 family arsenosugar biosynthesis glycosyltransferase yields the protein MNSRHLIIFVKNPEPGKVKTRLAATLGNEKAVAIYRELLAHTEKVTSSLNLVKKVYYGDYINVEDIWDNVDYYKALQEGDSLGERMSNAFEHAFEEGADEVVIIGSDCPEINKETIEKAFDSLLKNDVVIGPAEDGGYYLLGMNKFTPELFRGKKWSTSSVLNDTLKDTGKLQLSVTLLDMYTDIDEEADLQRFSWLKDVVEAL from the coding sequence ATGAATAGTCGTCACTTAATTATTTTTGTCAAGAACCCCGAACCTGGAAAGGTCAAGACCCGTTTGGCTGCTACTTTAGGAAATGAGAAAGCTGTAGCAATCTACAGGGAGCTATTAGCCCATACTGAAAAGGTGACCTCTTCTCTTAATCTAGTTAAGAAGGTGTATTATGGAGACTATATCAATGTTGAGGATATTTGGGATAATGTTGACTATTACAAAGCCCTTCAGGAGGGAGATTCATTAGGTGAAAGAATGAGTAATGCCTTTGAGCATGCCTTTGAGGAAGGGGCTGATGAAGTGGTCATAATCGGAAGTGACTGTCCTGAGATTAATAAGGAAACTATCGAAAAAGCATTTGACAGTTTGTTGAAAAACGATGTGGTAATAGGACCGGCTGAAGATGGAGGATATTACCTGTTGGGTATGAACAAATTTACTCCTGAACTTTTTAGAGGTAAAAAATGGAGTACATCTTCAGTATTGAATGATACCCTTAAGGATACGGGTAAGTTACAATTATCCGTCACACTTCTGGATATGTACACAGATATAGATGAAGAAGCAGACTTGCAGCGATTTAGTTGGCTGAAAGACGTTGTGGAAGCCTTGTAA
- a CDS encoding carboxy terminal-processing peptidase: protein MSKRKLIFIPLVVVTLFGFISLQDSFMPKSETLGQDKQSVLKNLLFISLQQAHFKDVVFDDKMSEEAYNMYLKNIDPNKRFLLKEDIDMLSAYKNQIDDEMMGADNPLYEMSVKLLDQRRAEAKQYCEEILSKSFDFDKKEDVELDADKVQFASSKEELKERWRKYLKYSALVRMHNKMEAEDKKEKEAKEKKEEFARMNPEELEADVRSKVKSNYDDVFDALDKMDEEDRITTYLNSIISVYGPHTEYFPPESKEKFDAEMSGRFEGIGARLQQTGGEIKVVQIIPGSASWRQKELKEGDIILKVAQEEAEPVSVEDMSLKNAVKLIKGPKGTEVRLTVKKPDGRLTVIPIIRDEVILEESYAKSAVIVDKETGKKWGVIELPSFYADFQHRNGRFSGDDVIEELKKLKQEQVEGVMLDLRNNGGGSLSDAVKMAGAFIDKGPVVQVKSKTNRAQALPDTESGVEYDGPLVIMVNRFSASASEILAAAMQDYGRAVIVGSKTFGKGTVQRFIDLDRLSRMDEYKPFGALKLTVQKFYRVSGGATQVKGVEPDVHLPDMYAYLDVGEEDLPYVMPWDKVEKADFKNWDHKPNMKALAKRSSDRIAKNDVFNLVEENAKRLKSNNDKTLQSLNLKAFAQEQKKLDEESKKFNDLEKEHNEFDIKVMADHYPTSKPDSVIQETANRWTQQLKKDVYIKEASQVLNDMVSTN from the coding sequence ATGTCAAAAAGAAAACTAATCTTCATTCCCTTGGTGGTTGTTACCCTATTTGGGTTTATCAGCCTTCAGGATAGCTTTATGCCTAAAAGCGAAACTTTAGGGCAGGACAAGCAGTCTGTCTTGAAAAACCTACTTTTTATTAGCCTGCAACAAGCACATTTTAAGGATGTGGTCTTTGATGACAAGATGTCTGAGGAGGCTTATAATATGTACCTGAAGAATATTGACCCAAACAAGCGCTTTTTGTTGAAGGAAGATATTGATATGCTGTCAGCTTATAAGAATCAGATTGATGATGAAATGATGGGAGCTGACAACCCGCTTTATGAGATGTCAGTGAAATTGTTGGATCAACGTAGAGCTGAAGCAAAACAGTATTGTGAGGAAATTCTGTCAAAGTCATTTGATTTTGACAAGAAGGAAGATGTAGAACTCGATGCTGATAAGGTTCAGTTTGCGTCTAGCAAAGAAGAACTGAAGGAACGTTGGAGAAAGTACTTGAAATATTCAGCCCTTGTTAGAATGCACAACAAGATGGAAGCTGAAGACAAGAAGGAAAAAGAAGCCAAAGAGAAGAAAGAGGAGTTTGCTAGAATGAACCCTGAAGAGCTTGAGGCTGACGTTAGAAGCAAGGTGAAAAGCAACTATGATGATGTTTTTGATGCGCTTGACAAAATGGATGAGGAAGATAGGATTACAACTTACCTGAATTCGATCATCAGTGTATACGGTCCTCATACAGAATATTTCCCGCCAGAAAGCAAAGAGAAATTTGATGCTGAAATGTCAGGAAGATTTGAAGGAATTGGAGCAAGACTTCAGCAGACCGGAGGTGAAATCAAAGTAGTTCAAATCATTCCAGGTAGTGCTTCTTGGAGACAAAAGGAATTGAAGGAAGGAGATATTATCCTGAAAGTGGCACAGGAGGAAGCAGAGCCTGTGTCGGTAGAAGATATGTCACTGAAGAATGCAGTGAAACTGATTAAAGGCCCAAAGGGAACTGAGGTACGTTTGACTGTTAAAAAACCTGACGGTAGACTAACTGTGATTCCAATTATCCGTGATGAAGTGATTTTGGAAGAGTCATATGCCAAATCAGCAGTGATAGTTGACAAGGAAACAGGTAAGAAGTGGGGTGTTATCGAATTGCCTAGCTTCTATGCTGACTTCCAGCACCGCAATGGTCGTTTCTCAGGTGATGATGTTATTGAAGAGCTGAAAAAGCTTAAGCAAGAGCAAGTTGAAGGTGTGATGCTTGACCTTAGAAACAATGGTGGAGGATCTTTATCCGATGCTGTTAAGATGGCAGGAGCATTTATTGATAAAGGTCCTGTAGTACAAGTGAAAAGCAAAACCAACAGAGCTCAAGCACTTCCTGATACAGAGTCAGGAGTTGAGTATGACGGACCGCTTGTAATTATGGTAAACCGTTTCAGTGCATCAGCATCAGAGATTTTGGCTGCTGCTATGCAGGATTATGGCAGGGCTGTAATTGTAGGCTCCAAAACTTTTGGCAAAGGTACTGTTCAGCGTTTTATTGATTTGGATAGACTTAGCCGTATGGACGAGTATAAGCCATTTGGTGCTTTGAAGTTGACGGTACAGAAGTTCTATCGTGTATCAGGTGGAGCAACTCAGGTAAAAGGTGTTGAGCCAGATGTACACTTACCTGATATGTATGCGTACTTAGATGTAGGAGAGGAAGACCTTCCTTACGTAATGCCTTGGGATAAAGTGGAAAAGGCAGATTTCAAGAATTGGGATCATAAGCCTAACATGAAAGCATTGGCTAAGAGAAGTTCAGACAGAATTGCTAAAAATGATGTATTCAACCTTGTAGAGGAAAACGCTAAACGTCTGAAGTCAAATAATGACAAAACGCTTCAAAGCCTTAACCTGAAAGCTTTTGCACAAGAGCAGAAGAAGCTGGATGAGGAGTCAAAGAAATTCAATGATCTTGAAAAAGAACATAATGAGTTTGACATTAAGGTGATGGCAGATCATTACCCAACATCAAAGCCTGATTCTGTGATTCAGGAGACTGCAAACAGATGGACACAACAATTGAAAAAGGATGTGTACATCAAGGAAGCATCACAAGTACTTAATGATATGGTATCAACCAACTGA